From Micromonospora nigra, one genomic window encodes:
- a CDS encoding M23 family metallopeptidase produces MQEHSTIRSSATPDAPARHRRRASGRTRALVVGAVAVVGLGLGGVAVATTAGDGPGPAPAALDAQSRAEAADRVDRSDRADRSDRRTATPSATPTSPTPSPSASRRPAAATPEATKTTKTARPTPKKTSKPAATWVIPMKGAAITSCYGPRWGTLHAGVDFALPAGTPVRAAFGGTVTKAGDVGDGYGISVVVDHHNGYLTHYAHLSTTRVGVGDKVTAGQTIGLEGSTGDSTGPHLHFEVHQGQMWNQIDPAPFLRARGVDVAC; encoded by the coding sequence GTGCAGGAACACAGCACCATCCGCAGCTCCGCCACTCCCGACGCGCCCGCCCGGCACCGGCGGCGGGCCAGCGGACGGACCCGGGCCCTGGTCGTCGGCGCGGTCGCCGTGGTGGGGCTCGGCCTCGGCGGGGTCGCCGTGGCCACCACCGCCGGAGACGGGCCCGGCCCCGCCCCGGCCGCCCTCGACGCGCAGAGCCGGGCCGAGGCGGCCGACCGGGTCGACCGCTCGGACCGTGCCGACCGCTCCGACCGCAGGACGGCCACCCCGTCCGCGACCCCCACCAGCCCCACCCCGAGCCCGTCAGCCAGCAGGCGGCCGGCCGCGGCCACCCCGGAGGCGACGAAGACGACGAAGACAGCCCGGCCCACCCCGAAGAAGACCAGCAAGCCGGCGGCGACCTGGGTCATCCCGATGAAGGGTGCGGCCATCACCTCCTGCTACGGACCGCGCTGGGGCACGCTGCACGCCGGCGTCGACTTCGCACTGCCCGCCGGCACCCCCGTGCGGGCCGCGTTCGGCGGCACCGTCACCAAGGCCGGTGACGTCGGCGACGGCTACGGCATCTCCGTGGTCGTGGACCACCACAACGGCTACCTGACCCACTACGCCCACCTGAGCACCACCAGGGTGGGGGTGGGCGACAAGGTCACCGCCGGTCAGACCATCGGCCTGGAGGGCTCCACCGGCGACTCCACCGGCCCGCACCTGCACTTCGAGGTGCACCAGGGGCAGATGTGGAACCAGATCGACCCGGCGCCGTTCCTGCGCGCCCGCGGCGTGGACGTAGCCTGCTGA